The region CAGCGCCTCGGCACCTTTACCAGCATTCAGTGCCGCGTCAATAAAGATGACGTACTGGAGAAACATTGGGGATTAACCGTCATCCTCGATCAAATTCGGCACGGAACGGAACACTACCAGAAAAAAATCACACGATAAAAATAAGCGTCTATGGGTAACGGGAATAAATAAACCTTCTTGTTACCCTCTATAAAAAACCGCATTCACAGGGGAATATTTTATTATGATTATTTGCGATCAGCGCGATTGGGCGCAGGAAAAGCATGCCCTGCACCCTATTATCCAAAAAGGGATTGATTATATTAATCAAACTGATTTCGCCAGATTAACACCAGGGAAATACGATATTATTCCAGGCAAGATGTTTTGCCTGCTGCAAGAAACCGCTACGGTGCCTGCTGCACAAATGCGGGCAGAGTCGCACTTTAATTTTGTTGATATTCAATACCTCATTTCTGGAGAAGAGAGTATTGGTGTGGCGCGTGGCGCCAAAGAGCATACGGTTATCGAAAATAAAGCGGAACAAAACGATATCGTATTTTATACCGACACGCGAAACGAATCCTTTATTCATCTGCTGCCCGGAATGTTTGCCGTATTTTTTCCCGAAGATTTACATCGCCCTTGTTGTCAAACGCACGGTGAATCTTTTATCCGCAAAGCGGTAATCAAGATTCACCTCAGCCTGTTTACGGAAAATAAATAAAATGAAACAGACAACTGCCTCATCTACACCTGCTGCTGTAACGCAACCTTCGCAGAAAATATCTCGTCTGCGTTGGAATATTATCTTCATATTACTGATTGCTGCCGTGGTGAATTATCTTGACCGCGCTAATCTCAGTATCGCCAACACCACCATTTCAAAAGAGTTTGGCTTCAGTTCCACACAGATGGGACTCCTGCTCTCCGCATTCTTATGGCCGTATGCCATCGCGAACCTGCCTGCTGGCTGGCTGGTCGATAAGTTCGGTCCGAAAAAAATGTTCTCCTGGGCTCTCGGTCTCTGGTCTGGGTTCACCATTCTGGCAGGCTTCGTCAATGGCTACGCCATGTTCTATGGCCTGCGTATGTTACTCGGGGTGTCTGAATCACCGTTCTTCACCTCCGGAATTAAAATCACCCACCGTTGGTTCCCAAGTAATGAACGCGGCCTACCCACCGCCATCATCAATACAGGTTCGCAAATCGCCAACGCCATTGCGCCACCGATTTTGACCATTCTGCTGTTAACCATGGGTTGGCGTGGCATGTTTATCGCCATTGGGCTGGCGGGTATTCCGCTCCTGCTGGTCTGGATGAAGCTCTACCGTAACCCAACGCCACAGGAAGAAGTTGAAATCCATGGTCCTGTTGCCGCCCCGGAAACGCAAAAGCCAGACGCGCCAAAAGCAAGCTGGGGCTCTCTGTTTAAACACAAGACGACCTGGTTCATGATTCTGGGCAATTTCTCCATCATGTTTACCATTTGGGTCTATCTAACCTGGCTACCCAGCTATCTGGAGCGTTCTCTTGGATTCAGCTTGATGAAAACAGGTTGGGTCGCCTCTATTCCGTTCATGGCTGGTATTTTGGGCGTGCTGTGCGGAGGGATAATTTCAGACCGTCTGATTCGTCGCGGCACCAATACCATTACCGCACGCAAAATTCCTATTGTATGCGGGGCAGCTCTCGCGGCGTGTTGCGTCGCTCCTGTGCCGTTCGTCAGTGACACAACATTATGTATCGCGCTGCTTTCTCTGGGATATTTCTTTTCTCAGATGCCTTCTGGCGTGATCTGGACGCTGGCGACCGATATCGCCCCGAAAGCACAGGTTGCCTCCCTGGGTGCCATCCAGAACTTCGGTGGTTTTCTCGGCGCGGCCAGTGCTCCCATCGTCACGGGTATCATTCTTGATATGACAGGCGCTTTCACCAACGTGTTTATCTTCGGTGCCAGTTTACTTATGCTAGGTGCTATCAGCTACGGCGTATTTGTCAAAAAGCCGTTGCCGGCTGAGCAATAATGGTTCGCCTGCTGCGCCGTCAAACGCAGCAGGTTTCCACTTTCACACTGGTGGTAACACATCCTGCGGGTAACGGTGTTGCCAGGCTTCAAAACCACCATCAATGCTGTACACCGAATCAAATCCCAGGCTAATCAGGTACTGCGCGGCATTGCGGCTGCTAATGCCGTGGTAGCAAATCACCATAACTGGCGCATCGAAGTCAGCACCGCGCACAAAATCAGACAGGCTCTCATTCGTCAGGTGCATCGCGCCGGGAACATGAGCAGTGGCAAAGCTCTGTGGATCGCGAATATCAACGACAACGCCCCCTTCCTGCCAGCGGGAATGGGCTTGCTCAATACTAATAGCTTCAAATTGTTCCATCGAAAGTGACAACCTTGTTAATAATAGACAGGATGTTAGTAACAACTGGCGTCATTGTAACCTGCCTTTGGCAGCATAAAACCTATATGATTATAAGGTTATTAAGAAAAACAGCGCTTCGCATAATACGGATCACTTAAGCCCATGATTAGGGGAAACGCAGGGGATGGTTCCCGCAGGGACGCCTCACCCCTGTGGTCGCCCCATATCTCTCGATGCTTAAACGATCGGCATTAGGGCTTCGCATGGCGATAAAAAACGGTAATCCTATGACACAAACCTACTGGAACCGCATGGTACCTGAACTTACCGTGACGGACTTTTCCACCTCTCTGCATTTCTACGTGAACATACTCGGTTTCGCCATAACGATCCGCCGTGAGAATCCAGAATTTGCCTATCTCAGTCTCGGCGAAGCACAGCTAATGCTGGAAGCGTTTCACGATGGAGGATGGAACACGGAGGCGCTAATCAGGCCTTTGGGACGGGGTATCAATCTTCAAATTGAGGTGGATGACGTCATGCCGCTACTGGACAACCTGGCACATCATCGCATCCCGCTTTACCGACCGCTGAGAGATAACTATTACACAATAGACGCCAGCGAGAACGCGACAAAAGCCTGCCAGCGAGAGTTTTTGGTGCAGGACCCCGATGGTTATCTCTTACGCTTCAGCCAATATATCGAGCAACCGTAACGCCTACAGGGGCAATATCGTCAAGAAAAGCCCCAAAAACCCGCTAATACCCCTTATTTTAATGTGACAATTATCACCATATTGTTAGCTCCATCACGCATAAATGTTTTTATTTGGTTAACCATTGGCTGATTTGTTTGTTTTCGATTATTATAATGCTCGAAAACGAACATTTTGATTTATTCGAGGGTGGAGGAAGAAACGTGGAAACCAAAGATC is a window of Pectobacterium punjabense DNA encoding:
- a CDS encoding YhcH/YjgK/YiaL family protein encodes the protein MIICDQRDWAQEKHALHPIIQKGIDYINQTDFARLTPGKYDIIPGKMFCLLQETATVPAAQMRAESHFNFVDIQYLISGEESIGVARGAKEHTVIENKAEQNDIVFYTDTRNESFIHLLPGMFAVFFPEDLHRPCCQTHGESFIRKAVIKIHLSLFTENK
- a CDS encoding MFS transporter; translated protein: MKQTTASSTPAAVTQPSQKISRLRWNIIFILLIAAVVNYLDRANLSIANTTISKEFGFSSTQMGLLLSAFLWPYAIANLPAGWLVDKFGPKKMFSWALGLWSGFTILAGFVNGYAMFYGLRMLLGVSESPFFTSGIKITHRWFPSNERGLPTAIINTGSQIANAIAPPILTILLLTMGWRGMFIAIGLAGIPLLLVWMKLYRNPTPQEEVEIHGPVAAPETQKPDAPKASWGSLFKHKTTWFMILGNFSIMFTIWVYLTWLPSYLERSLGFSLMKTGWVASIPFMAGILGVLCGGIISDRLIRRGTNTITARKIPIVCGAALAACCVAPVPFVSDTTLCIALLSLGYFFSQMPSGVIWTLATDIAPKAQVASLGAIQNFGGFLGAASAPIVTGIILDMTGAFTNVFIFGASLLMLGAISYGVFVKKPLPAEQ
- the glpE gene encoding thiosulfate sulfurtransferase GlpE; this encodes MEQFEAISIEQAHSRWQEGGVVVDIRDPQSFATAHVPGAMHLTNESLSDFVRGADFDAPVMVICYHGISSRNAAQYLISLGFDSVYSIDGGFEAWQHRYPQDVLPPV
- a CDS encoding bleomycin resistance protein, with translation MTQTYWNRMVPELTVTDFSTSLHFYVNILGFAITIRRENPEFAYLSLGEAQLMLEAFHDGGWNTEALIRPLGRGINLQIEVDDVMPLLDNLAHHRIPLYRPLRDNYYTIDASENATKACQREFLVQDPDGYLLRFSQYIEQP